The following coding sequences are from one Ramlibacter henchirensis window:
- a CDS encoding glucan biosynthesis protein G, with protein sequence MALFLAVRLRARCLLLVAGWLFAAKLALAQSWGLEWVAELARSRAAQPLQTPASDLPPTLAALDYDGLRDIRFRPDRALWRDAALPFETMFFHRGRYHPQPVRVHEVLENGQLRTIPWRSGDYDYGRNTISPQGWPDLGHAGLRVHYPLNNTAYKDELIVFLGASYFRALGAGQQYGLSARGLAIDTAGASGPEEFPRFTEFWIQRPQPGATELVLYALLESPRATGAYRFVVRPGKSTVVEVTARVFLRAGVTQPIATLGIAPLTSMFLAGENQPRPGDFRPEVHDSDGLLVESSTGEWLWRPLQNPDEPVVTSFSVPGVRGFGLMQRDRAFASYEDTEARYERRPSAWVRPIGDWGPGRVELLQLPTPDETHDNIAAYWVPARLPAPGEAISFAYELHWQGDEPQRPAGAWAVQSRRGLGYHRAEQAAELAGQVQYVVDFAGPALDALPSNALVRAVASSDANGRIEQQLAYFNPASRSWRMTLRVRPVDPAKPVELRAFLQHGNETLSETWTYIVLPDAH encoded by the coding sequence ATGGCCTTGTTCCTTGCTGTGCGTCTCCGCGCGCGTTGCCTCCTGCTGGTTGCTGGGTGGCTGTTTGCCGCCAAGCTCGCGCTCGCCCAGAGCTGGGGGCTCGAATGGGTTGCCGAGCTGGCGCGCTCGCGCGCTGCGCAGCCCCTGCAGACCCCCGCCTCCGACCTGCCGCCGACGCTGGCCGCGCTCGACTACGACGGTTTGCGCGATATCCGCTTCCGCCCGGACCGCGCCTTGTGGCGCGATGCCGCGCTGCCGTTCGAGACGATGTTCTTCCACCGCGGCCGCTACCACCCACAGCCGGTGCGCGTGCATGAGGTCCTCGAAAACGGGCAGCTGCGCACCATCCCGTGGCGCAGCGGCGACTACGACTACGGCCGCAACACGATCTCGCCGCAAGGCTGGCCCGACCTCGGCCACGCCGGCCTGCGTGTCCACTACCCGCTCAACAACACCGCCTACAAGGACGAGCTGATCGTCTTCCTCGGCGCGAGCTACTTCCGCGCGCTCGGCGCGGGGCAGCAGTACGGCCTGTCGGCGCGGGGCCTCGCGATCGATACGGCAGGCGCGAGCGGGCCGGAGGAGTTTCCGCGCTTCACCGAGTTCTGGATCCAGCGTCCCCAGCCGGGCGCGACCGAACTGGTGCTGTACGCGTTGCTGGAGTCGCCACGCGCCACCGGCGCCTACCGCTTCGTCGTGCGGCCGGGCAAGTCGACCGTCGTCGAAGTGACCGCCCGCGTGTTCCTGCGCGCCGGCGTCACGCAGCCCATCGCCACGCTGGGCATCGCGCCCCTGACCAGCATGTTCCTGGCCGGCGAGAACCAGCCGCGGCCGGGCGATTTCCGCCCCGAGGTCCACGATTCCGACGGCCTGCTGGTCGAGAGTTCTACCGGGGAATGGCTTTGGCGCCCGCTGCAGAACCCGGACGAGCCGGTCGTCACCAGCTTCTCCGTGCCGGGCGTGCGCGGCTTCGGCCTGATGCAGCGCGACCGCGCCTTCGCCAGCTACGAAGACACCGAGGCCCGCTACGAACGCCGCCCCAGCGCCTGGGTGCGGCCGATCGGCGACTGGGGACCGGGCCGGGTCGAGCTGCTGCAACTGCCGACGCCCGACGAGACGCACGACAACATCGCCGCGTACTGGGTGCCCGCGCGGCTGCCCGCGCCCGGCGAGGCGATCTCCTTCGCCTACGAGTTGCACTGGCAGGGCGATGAGCCGCAGCGCCCGGCGGGCGCCTGGGCCGTGCAGTCCCGCCGCGGCCTGGGCTACCACCGCGCCGAGCAGGCCGCCGAACTCGCCGGCCAGGTGCAGTACGTGGTCGATTTCGCCGGGCCCGCGCTCGACGCGCTGCCGTCCAACGCGCTGGTGCGCGCGGTCGCGAGCAGCGATGCCAACGGCCGCATCGAGCAGCAGCTCGCCTACTTCAACCCCGCCAGCCGCAGCTGGCGCATGACCTTGCGGGTGCGTCCCGTCGATCCGGCCAAACCGGTCGAACTGCGCGCCTTCCTCCAACACGGCAACGAAACCCTGAGCGAAACATGGACCTACATCGTTCTTCCCGACGCCCACTGA
- a CDS encoding enoyl-CoA hydratase translates to MAYETLEVRTEAGKVGIIALNRPKQLNALNDQLMDELGAALKVFDNDDAIGCIVLTGSAKAFAAGADISVMTKYSFADVYKSEYISRNWEHIRSVRKPVIAAVAGFALGGGCELAMMCDIVIAADTAKFGQPEIKLGIIPGAGGTQRLPRTIGKAKAMDMILTSRMMDAQEAERSGLVSRIVPADKLMDEAIAAALVIADMPRLAAMAAKESVNRAFETPLSDGVMFERRLFHALFSTADQEEGMEAFLAKRPPAFSNR, encoded by the coding sequence ATGGCCTACGAGACCCTCGAGGTGCGCACCGAAGCCGGCAAGGTCGGCATCATCGCCCTCAACCGACCGAAGCAGCTGAACGCGCTGAACGACCAGCTCATGGACGAGCTCGGCGCCGCGCTCAAGGTCTTCGACAACGACGACGCGATCGGTTGCATCGTCCTGACCGGCAGCGCCAAGGCCTTCGCCGCGGGCGCCGACATCTCGGTGATGACCAAGTACAGCTTCGCCGACGTCTACAAGTCCGAGTACATCAGCCGCAACTGGGAACACATCCGCAGCGTTCGCAAGCCGGTGATCGCCGCGGTGGCCGGGTTCGCGCTGGGCGGCGGCTGCGAGCTGGCCATGATGTGCGACATCGTGATCGCGGCCGATACCGCGAAGTTCGGCCAGCCCGAGATCAAGCTCGGCATCATCCCGGGCGCCGGCGGCACCCAGCGGCTGCCGCGCACGATCGGCAAGGCCAAGGCCATGGACATGATCCTGACGTCGCGGATGATGGATGCGCAGGAGGCCGAGCGCAGCGGGCTGGTCAGCCGCATCGTGCCGGCCGACAAACTCATGGATGAGGCCATTGCGGCCGCGCTGGTGATCGCGGACATGCCGCGGCTGGCCGCGATGGCCGCCAAGGAGTCGGTGAACCGGGCTTTCGAGACGCCGCTCTCCGACGGCGTGATGTTCGAGCGGCGTCTTTTCCACGCGCTGTTCTCGACGGCGGACCAGGAGGAAGGCATGGAGGCTTTCCTGGCCAAGCGGCCGCCCGCCTTCAGCAACCGCTAG
- a CDS encoding sigma 54-interacting transcriptional regulator, with protein MSTPSAPRILVVDDDADMLRLLSMRLHAAGYHVSAVGSAEAALAQLAVERPRLVLSDVRLPGRDGLSLFDEIRQRHPSLPVILLTAHGTIPDAVEATARGVFGYLTKPYDARELLDKIAQAIALGVPPSSGDTHDERWREEIVSRSSRMEELLAEARMVARSDASVLLRGDSGSGKELLARAIHKASPRARRPFVAVNCGAIPEALLESELFGHMKGAFTDAVANHKGLFQAADGGTLLLDEIGDMPPALQVKLLRVLQERAVRPLGSSQSIPVDVRVISATHRDLETAMAGGQFRQDLYYRLNVVTLTLPTLAERREDIPLLANHFLHKLAGKYGKRVSGFAPEALKALASAPWPGNVRQLYNVVEQVCALSTTALVPLALVQRALRVPGVEVLTYAEAKQRFEREYLVGLLKMTDGSVADAARLAGRNRTEFYRLLQKNELTPGLFKGDTVALSPDDDKPESPNAKAKDR; from the coding sequence ATGAGCACCCCATCCGCGCCGCGAATCCTGGTCGTCGACGACGACGCCGACATGCTGCGGCTGCTCTCGATGCGGCTGCACGCGGCCGGCTACCACGTCAGCGCCGTCGGCTCGGCCGAGGCGGCGCTCGCGCAGCTCGCAGTGGAACGGCCGCGGCTGGTGCTCAGCGACGTGCGCCTGCCGGGCCGCGACGGCCTGAGCCTGTTCGACGAGATCCGGCAGCGCCATCCCTCGCTTCCGGTGATCCTGCTCACCGCGCACGGCACGATCCCCGACGCTGTCGAAGCGACTGCGCGCGGTGTGTTCGGCTACCTCACCAAGCCGTACGACGCCCGCGAGCTGCTGGACAAGATCGCGCAAGCCATCGCGCTCGGCGTCCCGCCGTCGTCGGGCGACACGCACGACGAGCGCTGGCGCGAGGAAATCGTCAGCCGCTCCAGCCGCATGGAGGAACTGCTGGCCGAGGCGCGCATGGTCGCGCGTTCGGATGCGTCCGTGCTCCTGCGCGGCGACAGCGGCAGCGGCAAGGAACTGCTGGCGCGCGCGATCCACAAGGCGAGCCCCCGCGCGCGACGGCCGTTCGTCGCGGTCAACTGCGGCGCGATCCCCGAAGCGCTGCTCGAGTCGGAACTCTTCGGCCACATGAAGGGCGCGTTCACCGACGCGGTGGCCAACCACAAGGGCCTGTTCCAGGCCGCCGACGGCGGCACGCTGCTGCTCGACGAAATCGGCGACATGCCGCCCGCGCTGCAGGTCAAGCTCTTGCGTGTGCTGCAGGAGCGCGCCGTGCGCCCGCTGGGCTCTAGCCAGTCGATCCCCGTCGACGTGCGCGTCATCTCCGCCACCCACCGCGACCTGGAAACCGCGATGGCCGGCGGGCAGTTCCGGCAGGACCTGTATTACCGGCTGAACGTGGTCACGCTGACGCTGCCCACGCTGGCCGAGCGGCGCGAAGACATCCCCCTGCTGGCCAACCACTTCCTGCACAAGCTGGCCGGCAAGTACGGCAAGCGGGTCTCCGGCTTCGCGCCGGAAGCGCTCAAGGCGCTGGCCTCGGCGCCGTGGCCGGGCAACGTGCGCCAGCTCTACAACGTGGTGGAGCAGGTCTGCGCCTTGTCCACCACCGCGCTGGTGCCGCTCGCGCTGGTGCAGCGCGCGCTGCGGGTGCCGGGCGTCGAGGTGCTGACCTATGCCGAGGCCAAGCAGCGCTTCGAACGCGAGTACCTGGTCGGGCTGCTGAAGATGACCGACGGCAGCGTGGCCGACGCAGCGCGCCTGGCCGGTCGCAACCGCACCGAGTTCTATCGGCTGCTCCAGAAGAACGAGCTCACCCCCGGGCTTTTCAAGGGCGACACGGTCGCGCTGTCGCCGGATGACGACAAGCCCGAATCGCCCAATGCCAAGGCGAAGGACCGGTAG
- the mdoH gene encoding glucans biosynthesis glucosyltransferase MdoH — MDLHRSSRRPLRQAGVADGGGASPVAAALRRSRLRAERHPNSVTAPPIHRGSMPLVPWRGFWNGVALAVLTRLQRVLGGGSPRRRGPLQPWEKAAERRRAAFASIALLSSAIATTLFAKAQPQYDNGWLFYGEVALFAALSAWVVTGFATALMGFWVMLRGDAHGISARSVREDALAPDVRTAVIMPICEEHVATVFAGLRATCESLAATGLGRQFDVFVLSDSREPATLAAERAAWESLRTALAAQADGPQVEVYYRHRSRRTHRKAGNVADFCRRWGNDYRYMVVLDADSVMSGDCLVTLAKLMEAHPHAGILQTATQPIGHATLHARAQQFASRVTGRLFTLGLQYWQLGESHYWGHNAIIRVAPFMAHCGLAPIPGRGGLSGGILSHDFVEAALMRRAGWHVWLVTDLAGSYEQPPPDLLSELQRDRRWCQGNLQNARLIAEPGFHRVHRAMFAIGAMSYLSAPLWLAFLLSGTALWLSGARILDWEAAPAELLALWAWTLCMLFLPRVLGLAGVLMRGEQRAFGGTGRLLASAAIETALALLQAPVRMLAHTLFVAVALTGIQLHWTSPPREAAAIRCGDAVRQLLPLTVVLVALAAGVAVVDAGAALSLLPVAVPLLLSAPLAVLTSHVELGLWFRSRGLMLVPEEAGSPPVLRRARLHAGRAARGLRAA, encoded by the coding sequence ATGGACCTACATCGTTCTTCCCGACGCCCACTGAGACAGGCCGGCGTCGCCGACGGCGGCGGGGCCTCGCCCGTTGCCGCGGCTTTACGCCGCAGCCGCCTGCGCGCCGAACGCCATCCGAATTCGGTGACGGCGCCGCCGATCCACCGCGGCTCCATGCCGCTGGTGCCGTGGCGCGGTTTCTGGAACGGCGTGGCGCTGGCGGTGCTCACGCGCCTGCAACGCGTCCTGGGCGGCGGCTCGCCGCGCCGGCGGGGGCCGCTGCAGCCGTGGGAGAAGGCCGCCGAACGCCGCCGTGCGGCGTTCGCCTCCATCGCGCTCCTGAGCAGCGCGATCGCCACCACCCTGTTCGCGAAGGCCCAGCCGCAGTACGACAACGGCTGGCTGTTCTACGGCGAGGTGGCGCTGTTCGCCGCGCTGTCGGCCTGGGTGGTCACCGGATTCGCCACGGCGCTGATGGGGTTCTGGGTGATGCTGCGCGGGGATGCGCACGGCATCTCGGCGCGGTCGGTGCGCGAGGACGCGCTCGCACCCGACGTGCGCACGGCCGTGATCATGCCGATCTGCGAAGAGCACGTGGCCACGGTCTTCGCCGGGCTTCGCGCGACTTGCGAATCGCTCGCCGCCACAGGACTGGGCCGGCAGTTCGATGTCTTCGTGCTGTCGGACAGCCGCGAGCCCGCAACGCTGGCCGCCGAACGCGCGGCATGGGAATCGCTGCGCACCGCGCTCGCCGCGCAGGCGGACGGGCCGCAGGTGGAGGTCTACTACCGGCACCGCTCGCGCCGCACGCACCGCAAGGCCGGCAACGTGGCGGACTTCTGCCGCCGCTGGGGCAACGACTACCGCTACATGGTGGTGCTGGACGCGGACAGCGTGATGAGCGGCGACTGCCTCGTGACGCTGGCCAAACTGATGGAAGCCCATCCCCACGCCGGCATCCTGCAGACCGCCACGCAGCCGATCGGCCATGCGACGCTGCATGCGCGGGCGCAGCAGTTCGCCTCGCGCGTGACGGGCCGGCTGTTCACGCTCGGCCTGCAGTACTGGCAGCTGGGCGAATCGCACTACTGGGGCCACAACGCCATCATCCGCGTGGCGCCGTTCATGGCGCACTGCGGGCTGGCGCCGATCCCGGGACGCGGCGGGCTGTCGGGCGGCATCCTGTCGCACGACTTCGTGGAAGCGGCCCTCATGCGCCGCGCGGGCTGGCACGTCTGGCTGGTGACCGACCTCGCCGGCAGCTACGAGCAGCCGCCGCCGGACCTGCTGTCCGAGCTGCAGCGCGACCGCCGCTGGTGCCAGGGCAACCTGCAGAACGCGCGACTGATCGCCGAGCCGGGCTTCCACCGCGTGCACCGCGCCATGTTCGCGATCGGCGCCATGTCGTACCTGTCGGCGCCGCTGTGGCTCGCGTTCCTGCTCTCGGGCACGGCGCTGTGGCTGTCGGGCGCACGCATCCTCGACTGGGAAGCGGCGCCGGCCGAGCTGCTGGCGCTCTGGGCCTGGACTCTGTGCATGCTGTTCCTGCCGCGCGTGCTCGGACTGGCGGGCGTGCTGATGCGCGGCGAGCAGCGCGCCTTCGGCGGCACGGGCCGCCTGCTGGCGAGCGCGGCGATCGAGACGGCGCTGGCCCTGCTGCAGGCGCCGGTGCGCATGCTGGCCCACACGCTCTTCGTGGCGGTGGCGCTCACCGGCATCCAGCTGCACTGGACCTCGCCGCCGCGCGAAGCGGCCGCGATCCGCTGCGGCGATGCGGTGCGCCAGCTGCTGCCGCTGACGGTGGTGCTCGTTGCGTTGGCCGCGGGGGTGGCCGTGGTGGACGCCGGCGCGGCGCTCTCGCTGCTGCCGGTGGCGGTGCCGCTGCTGCTGTCCGCGCCGCTGGCCGTGCTCACCAGCCACGTCGAGCTGGGCCTCTGGTTCCGCTCGCGCGGCCTGATGCTGGTGCCGGAGGAAGCGGGTTCGCCGCCGGTGCTGCGGCGTGCGCGACTGCACGCCGGCCGCGCGGCACGCGGGCTGCGCGCCGCCTGA
- a CDS encoding sensor histidine kinase: MPGTRFHLSFHQLLLIAFMLVGALLGGTALRAVVVLDRLMAQSGMSTAAALELNASAQALAERTVDMERAARQSLILGDAVLRKRFDEEAANARSALRRLTDQGLTPDQAQRWHAQLAQVEELLRGPAATALDRERLVAQRFREFDGINTGIAREVQGLIGERNRLLRERLDNSRSRLMQQVIVVLLLTSLLIAGLGIWLSRPFKRLEAAIASLGQDRLDDPIEIQGPQDVRRLSQQLDWLRLRLTELDADKARFLRHVSHELKTPLAALREGVSLLQEGVAGDLSSRQQDVVRILQHNTAGLQQRIEALLRFNAAAFEARQLRRRPTDLLALLQEQVEMQRLQWHAKELTVDVEGESVVAPVDPDKLGTALANLLTNAIRFSPHGGRIRLRLRRLGAAVEIDVCDEGPGIAETDRDRVFEPFYRGERQPQDAPPGTGIGLSIVQEYIAAHGGRVTLPPHAPKGAHFQIELPHAP, encoded by the coding sequence ATGCCCGGGACGCGCTTCCACCTGTCGTTCCATCAGCTGCTGCTGATCGCCTTCATGCTGGTGGGGGCGCTGCTGGGCGGCACAGCGCTGCGGGCCGTCGTGGTGCTCGACCGCCTGATGGCGCAAAGCGGCATGTCGACCGCCGCCGCGCTGGAGCTCAATGCGAGCGCGCAGGCGCTGGCCGAACGCACGGTGGACATGGAGCGGGCGGCGCGCCAGTCGCTGATTTTGGGCGATGCGGTCCTGCGCAAGCGCTTCGACGAGGAAGCGGCCAATGCGCGATCGGCTCTGCGGCGCCTGACCGACCAGGGCCTGACGCCCGACCAGGCGCAGCGCTGGCACGCGCAGCTGGCGCAGGTCGAGGAGCTGCTGCGCGGGCCGGCAGCGACGGCGCTCGACCGGGAGCGCCTGGTCGCGCAGCGCTTCCGCGAATTCGACGGCATCAACACCGGCATCGCACGCGAGGTGCAGGGGCTGATCGGCGAACGCAACCGGCTCCTGCGCGAACGACTGGACAACAGCCGTTCGCGCCTGATGCAGCAGGTGATCGTCGTGCTGCTGCTCACGTCGCTGCTGATCGCCGGGCTGGGCATCTGGCTCTCGCGGCCGTTCAAGCGGCTGGAGGCCGCGATCGCCTCACTGGGCCAGGACCGCCTGGACGATCCCATCGAGATCCAGGGACCGCAGGACGTGCGCCGTCTTTCCCAGCAGCTCGACTGGCTGCGCCTGCGTCTCACCGAACTGGATGCCGACAAGGCCCGCTTCCTGCGCCACGTCTCGCATGAGCTCAAGACGCCGCTGGCCGCGCTGCGCGAAGGCGTGTCGCTCCTGCAGGAAGGCGTCGCGGGCGATCTGAGCAGCCGCCAGCAGGACGTGGTGCGCATCCTCCAGCACAACACCGCGGGACTGCAGCAGCGGATCGAGGCGCTCCTAAGGTTCAATGCCGCGGCCTTCGAGGCGCGTCAGCTGCGCCGTCGCCCCACCGACCTGCTGGCGCTGCTGCAGGAGCAGGTGGAGATGCAGCGGCTGCAGTGGCACGCCAAGGAACTGACGGTCGACGTCGAGGGCGAGAGCGTGGTCGCGCCGGTGGATCCGGACAAGCTCGGCACCGCACTGGCCAACCTGCTGACGAATGCGATCCGGTTCTCGCCGCACGGCGGCCGCATCCGCTTGCGCTTGCGCCGGCTTGGCGCCGCCGTCGAGATCGACGTCTGCGACGAGGGACCGGGCATTGCCGAGACCGACCGCGACCGCGTCTTCGAGCCCTTCTACCGCGGCGAGCGCCAGCCGCAAGACGCGCCGCCGGGCACCGGCATCGGCCTGTCCATCGTGCAGGAATACATTGCAGCCCATGGCGGCCGGGTGACCCTGCCGCCGCACGCCCCGAAGGGCGCGCACTTCCAGATCGAACTGCCCCATGCCCCCTGA
- the miaB gene encoding tRNA (N6-isopentenyl adenosine(37)-C2)-methylthiotransferase MiaB, with protein MKKVYVKTFGCQMNEYDSDKMADVLHAAEGYEPTQDPEDADLILFNTCSVREKAQEKVFSDLGRVKHLKKKGVLIGVGGCVASQEGAAIIERAPYVDVVFGPQTLHRLPQLLSARVSQGRPQVDISFPEIEKFDNLPPARVEGASAFVSIMEGCSKYCSYCVVPYTRGEEVSRPLDDVLAEVADLADQGVKEVTLLGQNVNAWRGRMGDTAEIADFALLLEYAAEIPGIERIRYTTSHPNEFTQRLVEAYGKVPKLVSHLHLPVQHGSDRILMAMKRGYTAMEYKSTLRKLRAVRPHISLSSDFIVGFPGETEEDFGKLMKLVEDVGYDASFSFIFSPRPGTPAAALHDDTPHEVKLRRLQHLQAVLERNVARISASRVGTVQRILVEGPSRKDKSELMGRTECNRIVNFAGPQRLVGQMVDVTITEALPHSLRGEVVVRETAPA; from the coding sequence ATGAAGAAGGTTTACGTCAAAACCTTCGGCTGCCAGATGAACGAGTACGACTCGGACAAGATGGCGGACGTCCTGCATGCGGCCGAAGGCTACGAACCGACGCAGGATCCGGAAGATGCCGACCTCATCCTCTTCAACACCTGCTCCGTCCGCGAGAAGGCGCAGGAGAAAGTGTTCTCCGACCTCGGCCGGGTCAAGCACCTGAAGAAAAAGGGCGTGCTGATCGGCGTAGGCGGCTGCGTGGCCAGCCAGGAAGGCGCCGCGATCATCGAACGCGCTCCCTACGTGGACGTGGTGTTCGGCCCGCAAACCCTGCACCGGCTGCCGCAGTTGCTGTCGGCGCGCGTGAGCCAGGGACGACCGCAGGTGGACATCAGCTTCCCGGAGATCGAGAAGTTCGACAACCTGCCGCCCGCGCGCGTGGAAGGCGCCTCGGCGTTCGTCTCGATCATGGAAGGCTGCAGCAAGTACTGCAGCTACTGCGTCGTGCCCTACACGCGCGGCGAGGAAGTCTCGCGCCCGCTCGACGATGTCCTGGCCGAGGTGGCCGACCTTGCCGACCAGGGCGTCAAGGAAGTGACGCTGCTGGGCCAGAACGTGAACGCGTGGCGCGGCCGCATGGGCGACACCGCCGAGATCGCCGACTTCGCGCTGCTGCTGGAGTACGCCGCGGAGATCCCGGGCATCGAGCGCATCCGCTACACGACCAGCCATCCGAACGAGTTCACGCAGCGGCTGGTGGAGGCCTACGGCAAGGTGCCCAAGCTGGTGAGCCACCTGCACCTGCCGGTGCAGCACGGCAGCGACCGCATCCTGATGGCGATGAAGCGCGGTTACACCGCCATGGAATACAAGAGCACGCTCCGCAAGCTGCGCGCCGTGCGGCCGCACATCTCGCTCTCCAGCGACTTCATCGTCGGCTTCCCCGGGGAGACGGAAGAGGACTTCGGCAAGCTGATGAAGCTGGTCGAGGACGTGGGCTACGACGCGAGCTTCAGCTTCATCTTCAGCCCGCGCCCCGGCACGCCGGCGGCGGCGCTGCACGACGACACGCCGCACGAGGTGAAGCTGCGCCGCCTGCAGCACCTGCAGGCCGTGCTGGAGCGCAACGTCGCGCGCATCAGCGCCAGCCGCGTCGGCACCGTGCAGCGCATCCTGGTCGAAGGGCCCTCGCGCAAGGACAAGAGCGAGCTGATGGGGCGCACCGAGTGCAACCGCATCGTCAACTTCGCCGGCCCGCAGCGGCTGGTGGGACAGATGGTGGACGTCACCATCACCGAGGCGTTGCCGCATTCGTTGCGCGGCGAAGTGGTGGTGCGCGAGACCGCGCCCGCCTGA